Within Catharus ustulatus isolate bCatUst1 chromosome 5, bCatUst1.pri.v2, whole genome shotgun sequence, the genomic segment CAGAACCAAGAACGTGATGGACGTGAAGCTACTGCTTCCccacagaagctgctgcagccacgGAGGGAACCTAAACTTTGGTTGTTGACACACTGTTCTGGAGAGCAACAAGAGAGATTGTGTTCATTAGGCCAACCCCATCATTCTTGCTAAAAGCAGGCTCAGGTTTCCATGTATATTTTCAAATCAAATTAGAAACGCTGCTCCTGAGACCTCCTTCAGCTGACAGTGACGAATTGCACAACCTGATAAACAGGAGGcattcctggagctgtgctaACCGAGTCACCACAAGTGCTTAGATAATAAAAACATGCACAGAGCCATGTATTTAAATTAGCAGAGAGCTTCTCCTCTTTCCCCAGTAAAGCAGCCCACTCCTGGGAAGCAGCTACTGCTCCAGTAGAAATGGGAAAGGTTTGTGTCTGTGCGAGGAATTGTGTCTCAGTGGGTTGGGAAAAGCAGTTTGCTCAGTGCTAGGACAGGAGACAAAGACTTGTCAATAATTTATGGTAGATGACAGTAAGTCATTATCGGTATTTGGCAATAATgaccattttcctttttcacaaaGCTGTTTATACAGGCAGATGAAGTCATATTAGCTAAAATAGTTAACAATTAATACCAAGTAAGGAAGATAGGGTCAGTAGCTTAGCAGAACATCTTGTGCACATACAGGCAACCCATGTAGCAGCTACACATGAAGGCTACAGAGGCAGTTCTCCAAGGAAGATTAAACTTGATGAGAAAACAGTAACTATGGATACCTGAAGGAGAGGTGTAAAGGCACCAGTTGCCTGTATGTCAAAGGAGTGGTGGAAAATGAAGAGACTTGCAGTGGCCTACCCCTAGGAGAGTGAAGTTTTGCCTGTGGTTATCCAAGGAAAATACTGGTTTCTTTGATACATTGCAGGAGATAGGGAAGAGAGTTCTCAGACTCTCAACCTATTTTACAGGCCttggcattttctttctgtttaatttgTGCTGAATTTGGGCACAGACCAAACCCCTCTCTCCGTAGCATTTCCCCGGTGCTTTGATTGCACATTCAAATGTTCATGAGGCAGGTTCACTTCGAGGTTCGTCCCTTTGTTCTTGGAGGtttgcctggctgctgccttttACCTTCTCCTCTGCCTCTAAGAAGAGCTGATGTTATCTCCTGAAGTGAAAACTCTAGGTTCTATTTGTAACTGAGGATTTCCTGTGTGCCTTTCCCCAGCCCGCACAGTGACGGCAAGAGGCAGCGTTGCATGGGCTGTGCGTCTTCAGAGAGCTTTGAGAacagcccctgcacaggagctgAAGAAATCCCCAGGCACCCGTGCCTTTGATCTCAGATAAAGGTCAACCTGTCTGGTAGAAAGTGTGATGGGAAACGCTACCACATCAGcctttgctttctcttccttACCCTGAAGTGATTCACTGTACGTGGCAAGGTGCCTTCACTACGGCACCCGTGGTGTTTGGCTCTTGGGAGAGGCTTTACTCATCTCATGCACCAGCCTAAGCCAGGCCCAGCAAGATTTCATGCTGAGAAAGTGCCCACAGTACTTGTTATTGCAGCAGTGTTCCATAGCTGTTGTTGGATTTTGTTGGtgattttgttggtttgttggaGAGTTTTTAAATgatagaatcatttaggttgggaGAAAACCTTTAAGGTCATTGAGTACAGCCATTAACCCAGGTTGCTAAGTCACCACTAGACCAGTCCTTAAGTGCCATAtgtacacatcttttaaatccctccaggactAGTGACTCAGCCagctctctgggcaacctgttccagtgccttcagtgaagaaatttttcctgatacccAATCTAAATCTCCactggtgcaacttgaggccatttcctcttgcctTGTAGTGTATATAGGCCTAGTGGTGTGTTAAAAAATTTGTTATGCTGGTCTTGTCCCAACAAGCACTGAGAGTTTCTGAGACTGTTCAAGCACTGACAACTACAAAGTTCCACCTGACACAAACTCAAAGTTGCTGACACACAAAGCTTTGGGGAGCTGCAGGTTCCATTCGGTTTTCCCGATGCCACCTCTGCAAGATCATCTCTGGTGGGGGAACAACCTGACTTACACATGCTGCCACAACAATTTGGTTCATGATTTTGTTATCAATACTAATGGAGGGGGGTGTTTAGTTGCCTTTGTATTCCTCTGTAACCTTAGAAATTGCAGCTGTGAAGATTGGTTATGAAGTGACAAATAACTTGCATAAAGGGAAACACTTTCCCTGCTGAGTCTCCTCAAGGTGATGTTGGGGCTGAGTGCATGAGATCTGCACCTTAGCAAGGGCTAAGAGATGCTACTTAGGGAGAAATAGAATAATATTCCCAGGTGGGATGCACCATGGAAATATTTGTTACTGATAGTGGGAGGGTCACAGTTTATCCAGTGCATCTTTACAAAGGTCAGTTAAATCACCTAGAGATAAAAGTCGCTTCTAGATGTAGATTAggaggaaaaccaaacaaaaagctAAGGATGGATTGTGCTTTTTGTCCTGTCCAATGCACCTTTTGGTACTCAGGCTGCCATGAGGGAGAAGCAGCATCTGACTGCAGAAGGTGGGGATTATCTCTGGTAGCTGATCTTCAGAGTGAAGGTGGACATGGATTGGATCACTGCTCTTGGCCATCGTTCAGTCTCTTGAACTCCATTCTGGCAGGTTTTTCTGAAGGGTTTACTTCAGGCATAGAGGGCTGGTCTCTACTCACTTGGTGTTAGCTGGGCTACCTCTAGATGATGGTTTGGAGATAGAAAATAACTTGGTTGCATTAAGTTCCTGCCTGTGCATCAATCCTCAAATCAAGGCCATGCCAGGATGTAGCCATGAGTACCAGTTCATTCTGCAGAATGTACCTCTCCTTTTTCTAGTCAGAACTTCTCACTGCTATAATTTCCAGGAATAATCTAGTGAGATGGACTTCTGTGAGGTGCAGGAATGTTTGCTTGAGCCTGTGGAGAGCCTTTGGATATCGCTGAAGGGTTTTCCCTTCTTTCAGTGAAGTATTAATTCAGGTGCCAGATGATAGTGAATACCTGCCAGTACTGCTGGTTATTTGACTGACCCATTTAAGCCCAGtattatgtttctaaaatcaAGCTCTTACTCTTGGCATAGATTTTTTAAGGTGGTACTGGCTTTAGAGATGTGAAAGGAGAGGTGTTGAGGTGTTTTTTTGGTCTATCCTAGGAAAAATGCATATGGACTTGTGTGAGAAGAGAGCCCTGCTTACCTCCAAGATGAACTTGCATCACTAAGACTACTCTGCAGggatatttattattattgttattttcttAGTTGTTTTGGTTCTTCACTTggattttttgttaatttgaaCTGATTGTGTTAGTATGTTTCAGATAAACTTAAGGCTGAGTGGTATTTAGCCAAGTACTGGAAGTCTCAACTATTCCAGTACTTTACGTGttgttataaaataattattagaattttgatgTGCTTTATATCACTTTCCATTGTTCTTTTGGTGGCCTGTTAAAATACTCCACTCACtgagaaaaaccaaacccaaaatcttACATCAAAGGTAGTATCTGGCCATAAAACGACTGGCTTGGAAAGCATCCCTGTATCTCTTTGGCGCTATGGCAGAGATGCAGTGGTGGCCTTTGGGTGGGACCTTGCCGAGCCAGGgctggaaaggcaggagagagaGAGCCGGGTCAATAACCCGTATCAGCTctggtgctgcagtgccagccgTAAAACGGTGGGAAGAGCCGTTTCCTATCTCATGGCAGGGTGACACAAGGCAATGCTTCTGTCGGGTCCTTCTGCCTCTGCAATAGgctgaaagaagcagaaaatatctTGTGAGTCTAAACGAAGGGCTGCTCCACCTGGCTTGAAGGGCGCTGACGGTAAAACACAGACAAGAATCTCTCTGTAACGCTGTCAGAGGAGCGTGGCAGAGCTTCAGCCCTTCAGCAGAGCGCAGACGGGGGCAGCGAGTGCGGAGCGGGCAGCTCCGGGCTCCGCCGGGCCGAGCCCCCGGGGCGCTCCCTctgccggcggggccgggaggaGCCGCGGCTGCGGGAcagcgcggggccggggctggagaggggcaggtcctccctccctccttccctccctccctccttccttccccgGCGGTGCCCGCGCGGGAGCGGCTCCCGGCGGGAGGGCGGGGAATCCACGCCGGGATTTCGGAGGCACACTGACATCAGGGGGGCgcggccggcggcgggcgggggctgcGCGCTGAAAGGCGGCGAGGCGCGGCCCGAGTCACTCCGGAAcggcggcggggcagcgcgGAGCGGCTGCCGGCACTGCCCGGGCTGGATCCGCGCCGCCAATGTGCCGCGGGAGGCGGGCGCTCACCCCGGCCCTAGGTAAGCCCGGGCGGCGCTCGCCGCGCCGCACACCCCCCTCCCGCCGGGTCAGGTGCGGGCGGGCGGCCGGGGCTCCCCGCGCCGCGCTGGGGGCGGCCGCGCTGCGAGGCGTGCGGGAGGTGCGGGCGAGCCGCGCTCGCTGCTCCGCGGGGCAGCGGGCGGGAGAGCCGGGGctcggctccccgggccggcagcgctgagctgggcgCGATTCGCTGCTCGCAGAGAAGCTCCGGGTCGGTACTCGCCCGTCCCACCCGGCGCGGGGTGTGCGGCGCGTCGGAGCTTTGCGCGACCCTCTCGAGCCTGCGGAGACCTCGGTACCGGACTGCGGCGTGCGGGGCCGCCTCTCCCCGCCGCGTCCTGCCCCTGCCCCGAGCCTGTCACTCGGCCCCCGGCAGCGACAGCCAGCACatggctgtgtgcagggagctcGCAGGGCCATTGCATTGCGCTGCCTCTGGCTTCGTTCGCAGTTcgctgagctctgcctggagagcCAGAGCCGCTTCGTGattgctttaaaaagagaattaaaaaaaccgaaaaaaaaccaccccaccaAATCTTTCGCACCAGAGGTTGTGGTTGCACTTTGCCAGACGGGACTTGCGGTAAGGACCATGCGGTGAAGCCGAGCGCCGGAGCGGGACCGCAGCCCTGCACACTGCGATCGCAAAGGGAAATAACAAACAGCCGGAGCAGGAGCCGCGCACCCGCCGCCTCTTCCCGAAGACCTGCATCGCAACAACCCCGCTGCCTGCCgcagcctgcagctgcctgaggCTCGATCCAGACGCTCCGCTttgcaggaagagctggattTGCTCCCCGTCGCCTCCGGACCGAGAGAGCTGCGGCCGAAGGAGAGCGCCGCTTTCCCGGGCGGCCCGGGCCGCTGCATGCTGCCCCCCGGGAGAGGGGAGCTGCGGTGGGCAGCAGAGCGGGGCTTTTCTCCGCTGGCCCAGTAGGACGTGGAGAGCAGCGAGCGAGGGCTCTCCGGGGACAAGGAGCGCAGCCCGCCGgccttccctgccccaggggcCGGGAGAGCGAGGAGCAGGGGCCCgggcgccccccgcccgctgGATTTGCCGTTCCCGGTGGCTCCGTGCACATCAGTAAGTTGGGACCCGCCGTGCGCTCACAGCGGGGCCGGCGCTGCCGCAGCGAGCAGGTGCCGCGGAGCGCTGCGGCGCCCGCCCGGCGAGGGGCGGCCCCGACCACCCTCCCACCGCCGCCCTCCCGGAATGGAGGCACCCGGCTGCTGAGGGAAGGCTTGCTGGGGACCGTGGCCGGCTGTGATCGAGGAGAACGTCAAAAACATCCCCCTAATGCTCCTCGGAGGTGGGGGCCGGAGGGGCTGAGGCGGGGGGTGCGGAGCCGCAGCGCGGGGATCCCCCGGGGCTAAGCGGCCGCTCGGCTGCCGCTTTGAGCGCCAGGTAATCCGCCCTCCCGAGGCAGCGCCGGGCTGAGATCTGCCTTCCCctgaggaggagagagagagggagagaaaaaaaaaaaaaaaaaaaagcctatgTTTTCattcataacttttttttcttccccttttcccctcctcttccttcctctccgTCAGCGCCGCGatccgctccgctccgctcggGGCGCAGAGggcgccgcgccgccgccgcccgcccgaggctgcggggagcggggcggagcggggcgggacGGGGGGGCTGGCGGCGTGTCCGAGCGGGTGtggagaaggggagggaagcGGGATCCCACCCCCGAGGTGCGGGGAGGGAGAACAGCCCCGGGTGCAGAACCGTGAGGGCTCTCGCCGCCTGCGCCGTAcgttgttttattattttgttttactcatttttattttattgtccGGGGGGGAAGCAGTTTACGAGCGATCTGCGCGGGGGTGGAGGTGGCTGGTTCAACTCTCGCCCCGGTCTGCAGCTGGGCTTGTCAGTCTGCGCCGCGTTGATGTTGCACTTTCCCCCCAAAGATGGCACTGGATGTCTTTCGCATTTTCTTGGGATATTGTTTTTCATCCCCTAGGGAGCCCAGCTCCTGACTGGTACAGCTGTAAATCTTTCCCTTTTCGCATTCATTCACCCTTGGTCTGTTGTGGATTTGTATTCAGTGCTCGTGAAGAAGGCGGCTCATTGAGTGGGGTAGGAGGAAATCCTTTGCTggaaggtggtgaggcactggcacaggaaaaaaactgtgaatgccccatccctggaagtgtccaaggccaggtcggatggagctctgagccacctggtctagtggaaggtgtccatggCCAGGGGCTTTGGGGCTGCACAGtcttttaggtcccttccagccaagccattctgtgattctattctGTGAATTACAAGTGAGagtgtttggttttctgtttaatCTGGTGACCACAAAGCCCACACAGGTGATGTTGGATGTAAAATGAAATCTTTGACTACTGCATGAGGACAAAGACTTCATGTCACGGCAGAAGCTGTCACTTTCTGCCCGTGGTAACTGCTGCTAGAAAAATCCTTTCCTCTTCTTGTTCTTTCTGTGCTCCCACACCACAGTGCCTTTTTCTCTCTGGAGTGCAGAAcagctccatgctggctgtGGTCTGGGTGGGCAAGACACTTTCTGAGGATTATTGGGTGAGTTTTCGAAATGCTTGGTAGCACTTacctttctctgctttcaggTAAACACTTATGGCATCTCGGAGGGGAGTGAAAAGGGACTTTTCCTTTGGCTGGCagtaaagaaaagcagtttgttGTCTTGGTTCCCTGCATAAATGTGGCACTTAGATACTCAGCCACGTTTTTGTGTAGGTGCAGAACTGTCAATGCAGTTTTCTCAGTGTTGCAATCTTCATGTGTCTAGCTAGACAGGATGGAAATGGATGGAAACGTGTAACATCTCTACTATTTGGAAGATAAATGAGCAGATGTTCTGTGTATTTGAGAAGCTTTTAATCTGTCTTGTGAAAATGGAtttgttctttgtgttttgaGGTTGTTGTTGAGGGgtttttatctgcttttaaCATTCTTATGAATCCTCAGGTACTTTTTGACACCTAGTTCATCTAAGCCTTTTCTAccccatttttctttcatactcCAGCCTGTGGTTAGGAAATACTTGAAAGCAGGTTGTTTGCACCCttgctttaattttataaaGGAGCATATTAGATGTGTAGGCTGAGTTACTTTCTCACAGAAAATGTCTTGGCCACTTGACAGCGCTTAGTTCAGGACTCTGTAATGCACATACGTCACTTTAAGAGGGAGACTTTCCAAATGCACTAGGAAGCACATCTGTGGAGCTTTCTGATGCTGCAGATTCAGGCAGAAGAGTGAGAATTGGGCTCGTTCCTCACTCTGCCATGAATGTAGTGGTGTTCTTGGCTGTTTCCAGCTCGGTGTCAGGGGCATTCGGAATTGCTGTTGCTAGAGACAGATGTTGAGTTCAGTAGCAAGGGAGAGGCACTTCCCATGGCTTGCCAAGTAAGCATACAAGTTAAtactggatttttatttttttaatttttttttttaaatggcatgGGGTCTCCTTTGCATTCCTCATCTATGATGCCATAGCCAGACTCTCCCCATTACTGGACTTTGGCCAgatcctcagcactgctgtaaTCCCCTGCTGAAAGTGATCGGTACCAGGTGGCTGGGGCAGTTTGGGCTCTGCCAGATCATTTCTGTTTCCATAAAGTATCCCGTGCTTTATCCCTCCGCTGCCCTTGATCTCGCGTGTGTATATGTACACAAGCAGTGTTTATTTACACCTTCTGTCTCCTTCcttatttcaggatttcagatGCATGCCAGGTTCCTGCTGAATGCCAGCAGCAGAGATCACTACAGATGGAGCCCCAAAGTCAgcacggcagcggcggctcccTGGTGGTGATTCAGCAGCCCTCCCTGGACAGCCGGCAGCGCTTGGACTatgacagggacagccagcccACGACCATCTTGTCACTGGACCAGATCAAGGCCATCAGGGGCAGCAACGAATACACCGAGGGGCCGTCGGTGGTGAAGAAATCGGGTCCGCGGACGGCGCCGAGGCAGGAGAAGCACGAGAGGACTCACGAGATTCTACCAATTAATGTGAATAATAACTACGAGCACAGGCCCGGCCACGCGGGGCACGCGGCACATCAGCATAACGCCAGGGCTCCCGTCCTGAGCCGCTCCACCAGCACGGGCAGCGCGGCCAGCTCCGGCAGCAACAGCAGCGCCTCCTCGGAGCAAGGGCTGCTGGGGCGCTCGCCGCCCTCCCGGCCGGGCTCCGGCCACAGATCCGAGCGGACAATCCGGGCGCAGCCCAAGCAGTCGGCCCTGATCGTGGACGATCTGAAGGGGCCTTTGAAAGAGGACTTGACGCAGCACAAGTTCATCTGCGAGCAGTGCGGGAAGTGCAAGTGCGGGGAGTGCACGGCGCCGCGggccctgccctcctgcctggccTGCAACCGGCAGTGCCTGTGCTCGGCCGA encodes:
- the SPRY1 gene encoding protein sprouty homolog 1 isoform X2; the encoded protein is MEPQSQHGSGGSLVVIQQPSLDSRQRLDYDRDSQPTTILSLDQIKAIRGSNEYTEGPSVVKKSGPRTAPRQEKHERTHEILPINVNNNYEHRPGHAGHAAHQHNARAPVLSRSTSTGSAASSGSNSSASSEQGLLGRSPPSRPGSGHRSERTIRAQPKQSALIVDDLKGPLKEDLTQHKFICEQCGKCKCGECTAPRALPSCLACNRQCLCSAESMVEYGTCMCLVKGIFYHCSNDDEGDSYADNPCSCSQSHCCSRYLCMGAMSLFLPCLLCYPPAKGCLKLCRGCYDRVNRPGCRCKNSNTVYCKLESCPSRGQGKPS
- the SPRY1 gene encoding protein sprouty homolog 1 isoform X1, with translation MRRISDACQVPAECQQQRSLQMEPQSQHGSGGSLVVIQQPSLDSRQRLDYDRDSQPTTILSLDQIKAIRGSNEYTEGPSVVKKSGPRTAPRQEKHERTHEILPINVNNNYEHRPGHAGHAAHQHNARAPVLSRSTSTGSAASSGSNSSASSEQGLLGRSPPSRPGSGHRSERTIRAQPKQSALIVDDLKGPLKEDLTQHKFICEQCGKCKCGECTAPRALPSCLACNRQCLCSAESMVEYGTCMCLVKGIFYHCSNDDEGDSYADNPCSCSQSHCCSRYLCMGAMSLFLPCLLCYPPAKGCLKLCRGCYDRVNRPGCRCKNSNTVYCKLESCPSRGQGKPS